The window GACCCGCAAAAAAATAGAGCAGTGGAAGTTATAAAAGGGTTATAGTAAAAAATTTAAGCAATCCTGGTAATTTAAAAAAATTAGCACATCTTGACTATTGTGGTATACTGTAAATGTTGTAAATTTTGTTGGTGCTATAAATTGCCAAAAGAGGAATAAAATATAAATGTTAGCTATACTAATAAAATGAAAGTCATCTTACTACAAGATATAAAAAATATCGGTAAAAAGTGGGAAGTAAAAAAAGTTTCAGACGGTTACGCCCGCAATTTTTTGCTTCCTAAAAAACTGGTTCGGGCGGCAACACCGGAAGCATTGCAGGAACTTAAGGCAGATATGGAAAAACAAGAGGTTGTAGCGACAGAAGATCTTGAGCAGGTAGAAGAGTTGGTAGCGTCTCTTGACGGGTATGAGCTTGTTCTTCAAGAGAAAGCGGGGAACACAGGCAAGCTTTACGCGGGTTTAACTGAGGACAAGATTCTAAAAGAGCTTAAGAAAAAGGGCTTTAAAATAAAAAAAGCCTCAATTAGGATGGATAATCCAATAAAAGAGGTTGGAGAATACGAGGTTGTATTGGAGTTTGACCACGGCTTAGAGGCCGAAATTAAAATAATAGTAGAGTCTTTAGAATAAACGATTTAAAAGATGGCAAAATTTATATTTGTGGTGGGGGGAGTGATGAGCGGCGTAGGCAAGGGGGTCGCTACATCAAGCATAGGCGCGCTTTTAAAAGCGCGCGGTTTTAAT is drawn from Candidatus Spechtbacterales bacterium and contains these coding sequences:
- the rplI gene encoding 50S ribosomal protein L9 yields the protein MKVILLQDIKNIGKKWEVKKVSDGYARNFLLPKKLVRAATPEALQELKADMEKQEVVATEDLEQVEELVASLDGYELVLQEKAGNTGKLYAGLTEDKILKELKKKGFKIKKASIRMDNPIKEVGEYEVVLEFDHGLEAEIKIIVESLE